Proteins encoded by one window of Hafnia alvei:
- a CDS encoding acyltransferase, which produces MSQKIIWIDNLRATACLMVVMIHSTTYYVTSGFSIGQINWDVANLLNSASRVCVPLFFMISGYLFFGEKSAQGRHVLHVLRCLLFYSALGLLYISLLTHINPWLSIRYFLVKPVFYHLWFFYAILALYIISPLISVRAVSARYLAIVVAVLAVIANPNLPQYSYQGIKLLPINLHISGDMFYYLLYALMGRSLGMLHTELRRVSWSAALIFIGCVVAIAFSTYRQTQHNGGFADTYYMYCGPLVFIASCAIFLFFKNNFNHTQSRWMAFISRHSLAIYGFHAFFIHFIRTHHLDARSWPLVDIFMVFFFALAGSLLCSWVLGKIDRKGWVS; this is translated from the coding sequence ATGAGTCAGAAAATCATTTGGATCGATAACTTACGCGCCACGGCTTGCCTCATGGTAGTGATGATCCATTCAACAACCTACTATGTCACCAGTGGGTTTAGCATTGGCCAAATAAATTGGGATGTCGCTAACCTCCTTAATTCGGCGTCTCGGGTATGTGTACCCTTATTTTTCATGATTTCTGGCTATCTGTTTTTTGGCGAGAAGTCGGCTCAAGGGCGGCATGTGCTGCATGTTTTGCGCTGTTTGCTTTTTTACAGCGCCCTAGGGCTGCTGTATATCAGTTTGCTGACACATATTAACCCGTGGCTTTCTATTCGATATTTTCTCGTGAAGCCGGTGTTTTATCACCTGTGGTTTTTCTATGCGATATTGGCCCTGTATATCATTTCCCCATTAATTAGCGTGCGTGCGGTGAGTGCGCGGTATTTGGCGATAGTAGTTGCCGTACTGGCGGTTATTGCCAACCCTAATTTGCCGCAATACAGCTATCAAGGAATTAAGCTGCTCCCGATTAATCTGCACATCTCTGGTGACATGTTTTACTACCTGCTTTATGCGTTGATGGGCCGATCTCTGGGGATGTTACATACCGAGCTGCGACGTGTATCTTGGAGTGCGGCGCTAATTTTTATCGGGTGTGTGGTCGCAATTGCATTTTCCACCTACCGCCAAACACAGCACAACGGCGGATTTGCTGATACTTACTACATGTACTGCGGGCCACTGGTGTTTATAGCGAGTTGTGCCATTTTTCTATTCTTTAAGAATAACTTTAATCACACTCAATCTCGATGGATGGCGTTTATTTCACGTCATTCGTTGGCAATTTATGGCTTCCATGCCTTTTTTATCCACTTCATTCGCACCCATCATTTAGACGCACGCAGCTGGCCGCTGGTGGATATTTTCATGGTGTTTTTCTTCGCGCTGGCGGGAAGTTTATTGTGCAGTTGGGTGTTAGGAAAAATCGATAGAAAAGGCTGGGTTTCATAG
- a CDS encoding MFS transporter, translating into MQKSLSAAGRLGRQALLFPLCLVLYEFTTYIGNDMIQPGMLTVVQEFNVGQEWVPTSMTAYLAGGMFLQWLLGPLSDRIGRRPVMLAGVAYFVVMCLAILLAQTIEQFTLLRFLQGVSLCFIGAVGYAAIQESFEESVCIKITALMANVALIAPLLGPLAGAAWVHILPWQMMFVMFAALAAFSFYGLWRAMPETATRRGEKLSLKALGQDYKQVLSNRHFLCGALATGFASLPLLAWIAQSPVIIISGEGLSSYDYGLLQVPVFGALILGNFTLAKLTSTRSVRSLIKLGAWPMMLGLAIAAIATVHASHAYLWMTAGLSIYAFGIGIANAGLYRLTLFSSDMSKGTVSAAMGMLSMLIFTVGIELTKHAYLLGGNSWFSLFNLMSGIIWLTLVVLFLRNKQVGMPQAA; encoded by the coding sequence ATGCAAAAGTCTCTCTCCGCCGCAGGGCGATTGGGCCGACAGGCGCTGCTGTTTCCGCTTTGTCTGGTTCTGTATGAATTCACCACCTACATCGGCAACGACATGATCCAGCCCGGTATGTTGACCGTGGTGCAAGAATTTAACGTTGGCCAAGAATGGGTACCAACGTCAATGACCGCTTATCTGGCTGGCGGCATGTTCCTGCAATGGCTGCTTGGGCCATTGTCAGACCGCATCGGGCGTCGTCCAGTTATGTTGGCGGGCGTGGCCTATTTTGTCGTGATGTGTTTAGCCATTTTGCTGGCACAGACGATTGAACAATTTACGCTGCTGCGCTTCTTGCAGGGCGTGAGCCTGTGCTTTATCGGTGCCGTGGGCTATGCCGCTATTCAAGAGTCTTTTGAAGAATCGGTGTGCATAAAAATCACCGCACTGATGGCGAACGTGGCCCTGATAGCTCCCTTGCTGGGGCCGTTAGCCGGTGCCGCTTGGGTGCATATTTTGCCGTGGCAAATGATGTTTGTGATGTTTGCCGCACTCGCCGCGTTTTCTTTCTATGGATTGTGGCGTGCGATGCCTGAAACCGCGACGCGCCGTGGTGAAAAGCTGTCGCTGAAAGCGCTGGGGCAGGACTATAAACAGGTGCTATCGAACCGCCATTTTCTGTGTGGTGCGCTCGCGACCGGCTTCGCCAGTTTGCCGCTTTTAGCCTGGATTGCGCAGTCTCCGGTCATCATAATTAGCGGCGAAGGTTTAAGCAGCTATGACTACGGCCTTCTACAGGTTCCGGTGTTCGGCGCTCTGATTTTAGGCAACTTTACGCTAGCAAAACTAACCAGTACCCGTAGCGTTCGCTCCCTGATTAAACTAGGCGCATGGCCAATGATGCTGGGACTCGCAATCGCGGCGATTGCCACGGTACACGCATCTCATGCCTATCTGTGGATGACCGCGGGGCTAAGTATCTATGCCTTCGGGATCGGAATCGCTAACGCAGGGCTATATCGTTTAACGCTGTTTTCCAGCGATATGAGCAAAGGCACCGTGTCGGCGGCAATGGGTATGCTGAGCATGCTGATTTTTACCGTCGGCATTGAGTTAACCAAACACGCTTATCTGCTCGGCGGCAATAGCTGGTTCAGCCTATTTAACCTGATGAGCGGTATTATTTGGCTAACGCTAGTGGTGCTATTTTTACGTAACAAACAGGTCGGAATGCCGCAGGCGGCATAA